A single Pantoea rwandensis DNA region contains:
- a CDS encoding GNAT family N-acetyltransferase, with protein sequence MSLLHLSSLAEISALEWDALLPDDQPFLRHAFLLTLEESGSVRPENGWQPDHLLWREKGVLSAALPGYRKRNSQGEYVFDHAWADACHRAGIQYYPKWLGAIPFSPVTGARLLGEGAAISQLLAALPDELVQHGLSGAHINFTTPFANDVMEQQPDWLARLGIQYHWHNKGYRDFQDFLDTLMSRKRKQLRKEREQVQSSGFEFNWYRGDELSEDQWDFVYTCYANTYAVRGQRPYLTRQFFSLLAERMPRSIRVVMATLQGHPAAMAFYLVDGNSLYGRYWGCLAEFDRLHFETCFYQGMDFAIAEGLQRFDAGAQGEHKLVRGFEPQITHSWHYLCHPGLREAVEEYLVQERAGIRAYAIEAREALPYRRGD encoded by the coding sequence ATGTCTTTGCTTCATCTGTCATCGCTGGCGGAGATTTCCGCCCTCGAATGGGATGCGCTGTTACCTGACGATCAACCGTTTCTACGCCATGCCTTTCTGCTCACGCTGGAAGAGAGCGGCAGCGTGCGGCCGGAAAACGGCTGGCAACCGGATCACTTACTGTGGCGGGAAAAGGGCGTGCTCAGCGCCGCGCTGCCGGGCTATCGCAAACGCAATTCGCAAGGTGAATACGTATTCGATCATGCGTGGGCCGATGCCTGCCACCGCGCCGGCATTCAATACTATCCAAAATGGCTGGGTGCGATCCCGTTTAGCCCGGTCACCGGTGCGCGTTTATTGGGTGAAGGAGCCGCTATCAGCCAACTGCTCGCGGCGTTGCCTGATGAACTGGTACAGCATGGCCTGAGCGGTGCACATATCAATTTCACCACGCCGTTCGCCAACGATGTGATGGAACAGCAGCCCGACTGGCTCGCGCGTCTCGGCATCCAGTATCACTGGCATAATAAAGGCTACCGCGATTTTCAGGACTTCCTCGACACGCTGATGTCACGCAAACGTAAACAGCTGCGTAAAGAGCGGGAGCAGGTGCAAAGCAGCGGCTTTGAGTTCAACTGGTATCGTGGTGACGAACTCAGCGAAGATCAGTGGGATTTCGTCTACACCTGCTACGCCAACACCTATGCGGTACGTGGTCAGCGTCCTTACCTCACCCGGCAATTCTTTAGCCTGCTGGCCGAACGCATGCCGCGCTCGATTCGCGTAGTCATGGCCACGCTGCAGGGCCATCCGGCCGCCATGGCGTTCTATCTGGTGGATGGCAATTCGCTGTACGGGCGTTACTGGGGCTGTCTGGCAGAGTTTGACCGTCTGCACTTTGAAACCTGCTTTTATCAGGGCATGGATTTCGCCATTGCCGAAGGATTACAGCGTTTTGATGCCGGTGCGCAGGGCGAGCACAAACTGGTGCGCGGCTTCGAACCGCAGATTACCCATTCATGGCACTACCTGTGCCATCCGGGATTGCGTGAAGCCGTAGAAGAGTATTTAGTGCAGGAACGAGCAGGGATTCGCGCCTATGCCATTGAGGCGCGCGAAGCCCTGCCGTATCGACGCGGCGATTAA
- a CDS encoding ABC transporter ATP-binding protein, which produces MLYRRFERFINIFQDAPTDSPPSSVWPFYLYYLRQVWPSFVALLIVGLAQALIEVALFSYLSRIIDLVNHSTPATLFTDNWQVLLWMGFVALILRPVIIALHDMLVHQSINPSMTSMIRWQHHNYVLRQSLNFFQNDFAGRIAQRIMQTGNSLRDSAVQLVDAIWHVVIYAVTSLVLFAEADWRLMIPLIIWIVAYSVSLSFFVPRVKQRSVVSSEARSKLMGTIVDGYTNIATIKLFAHNDLEKRYAREAIQEQTDKTQHASRMVTTMDITLSTLNGLLIVSTSGLALWLWSQSLISVGAIALATGLVIRLVNMSGWIMWVVNGIFENIGMVQDGLNTIAQPLSVQDEPQAKNLQVTSGQIRFEDVRFDYGGSRQVINRLNLNIKPGEKIGLIGPSGAGKSTMVNLLLRLYDINGGRILIDDHNIAEVTQESLRGQIGMITQDTSLLHRSIRENLLYGRPNATEDELQAAIIRARADEFIPLLSDPQGRTGLDAHVGERGVKLSGGQRQRIAIARVLLKDAPILIMDEATSALDSEVEAAIQESLETLMQGKTVIAIAHRLSTIAKMDRLVVLDKGEIVEMGNHRELLAHNGLYARLWQHQTGGFVGED; this is translated from the coding sequence ATGTTGTATCGTCGTTTTGAACGTTTTATCAATATTTTCCAGGATGCACCAACCGATTCTCCCCCTTCCAGCGTCTGGCCGTTTTACCTCTATTATCTGCGTCAGGTGTGGCCGAGCTTTGTCGCCCTGCTGATTGTGGGATTAGCGCAGGCGCTGATTGAAGTGGCGCTGTTCAGCTACCTCAGCCGCATCATCGATTTAGTGAATCACTCAACGCCCGCCACGCTGTTCACCGACAACTGGCAGGTACTGCTATGGATGGGTTTTGTCGCGCTGATTCTGCGGCCGGTGATTATCGCGCTGCACGATATGCTGGTGCATCAAAGCATTAACCCGAGCATGACCAGCATGATCCGTTGGCAGCACCACAACTACGTGCTGCGTCAGAGCCTGAACTTCTTCCAGAACGATTTCGCCGGGCGCATCGCTCAGCGCATCATGCAGACCGGTAACTCCCTGCGCGATTCCGCAGTGCAGCTGGTGGATGCCATCTGGCATGTGGTGATCTACGCCGTGACGTCACTGGTGCTGTTCGCCGAAGCCGACTGGCGTTTGATGATTCCGCTGATTATCTGGATCGTTGCCTATAGCGTCTCGCTGAGCTTCTTTGTGCCGCGCGTAAAGCAGCGTTCGGTGGTTTCTTCAGAAGCGCGTTCTAAATTGATGGGCACCATAGTCGATGGCTACACCAACATCGCCACCATCAAACTGTTCGCGCACAACGATTTGGAAAAGCGCTACGCGCGCGAAGCGATTCAGGAGCAAACCGACAAAACCCAGCACGCCAGCCGCATGGTCACCACCATGGATATCACGCTGTCGACGCTGAATGGCCTGTTGATTGTCAGCACTTCCGGGCTGGCACTGTGGCTGTGGAGCCAGTCGCTGATCAGCGTCGGTGCGATTGCATTAGCCACCGGCCTGGTGATTCGCCTGGTGAACATGTCCGGCTGGATTATGTGGGTGGTGAACGGCATCTTTGAAAACATCGGCATGGTGCAGGATGGATTGAACACCATCGCGCAGCCGCTGAGTGTGCAGGATGAACCGCAGGCGAAAAACCTGCAGGTGACGAGCGGGCAGATTCGATTTGAAGATGTACGCTTTGATTACGGCGGCAGCCGCCAGGTGATCAATCGCCTCAACCTGAATATTAAACCGGGTGAAAAAATCGGTTTGATTGGGCCATCCGGCGCGGGTAAATCAACAATGGTGAACCTGCTGCTGCGACTGTACGACATCAACGGCGGGCGTATCCTGATTGACGATCACAACATCGCCGAAGTGACGCAAGAGAGTCTGCGCGGCCAGATTGGCATGATTACTCAGGACACCTCACTGCTGCATCGTTCGATTCGAGAAAACCTGTTGTACGGGCGACCGAACGCCACGGAAGATGAACTGCAGGCGGCGATTATTCGCGCCCGCGCCGACGAGTTCATTCCGCTGCTGTCCGATCCACAGGGCCGCACCGGGCTGGATGCACATGTGGGTGAGCGCGGGGTGAAACTGTCGGGCGGTCAGCGTCAACGTATCGCCATCGCCCGCGTGCTCCTGAAAGACGCACCGATTCTGATTATGGATGAGGCGACTTCCGCCCTCGATTCTGAGGTAGAAGCGGCGATTCAGGAGAGCCTGGAAACGCTGATGCAAGGCAAAACGGTGATTGCGATTGCGCACCGGCTCTCAACTATCGCCAAAATGGACCGACTGGTGGTGCTGGATAAAGGCGAGATTGTTGAGATGGGTAACCACCGCGAGCTGCTGGCGCACAATGGGCTATATGCGCGCTTGTGGCAACATCAGACCGGCGGCTTTGTCGGCGAAGATTAA
- a CDS encoding GNAT family N-acetyltransferase, which produces MDLIIRGREPTDAAAYQRLYSHPEVFRWTTQLPFPSVQTWQKKFENMDAAGYIGFVAEIDGQMVGELTLFVEQRPRTRHSISFGISVDPAFGGRGIGEKLIRNAMDYAFNWLGIVRIELEAFHDNARALRLYQRLGFEQEGVKRKACLREGEYHDIVVMAKLRD; this is translated from the coding sequence ATGGATCTGATCATTCGCGGTCGCGAACCAACCGATGCGGCTGCATACCAACGCCTTTACAGCCACCCTGAGGTCTTTCGCTGGACCACGCAGTTGCCGTTTCCCAGTGTGCAAACCTGGCAGAAAAAATTCGAGAACATGGACGCGGCAGGCTATATCGGCTTTGTGGCCGAAATTGATGGCCAGATGGTGGGCGAGCTAACGCTGTTTGTTGAGCAGCGGCCGCGCACGCGCCACAGCATCAGTTTTGGTATCAGCGTCGATCCGGCGTTTGGCGGGCGGGGCATCGGTGAGAAACTGATTCGTAACGCCATGGATTATGCCTTTAACTGGCTCGGCATAGTACGTATTGAGCTGGAAGCGTTTCACGATAACGCACGAGCGCTGCGCCTCTATCAGCGTCTGGGTTTTGAGCAGGAAGGGGTGAAACGCAAAGCCTGTCTGCGTGAGGGCGAGTATCACGACATCGTGGTGATGGCGAAACTGCGCGATTAA
- a CDS encoding sugar ABC transporter substrate-binding protein encodes MKTLKAILLLGLLSSSASALAEKIGVSMAYFDQNFLTIIRQSIDKEAKARGLDVQFEDARGDVGRQTDQVQSFIGAGVDAIIVDPVDSASTPQLTRLAQQAKIPLVYVNRTPGDKTLPTGVVFVGSDERESGTLQMEALAKMANYKGNVAIMIGNLTDAGALQRTKDVEQVVAKYPGMKVVQKQPANYARNEGMDLMLNWIGNGEAIDIVAANNDEMAIGAAMALAKSNKKILVGGIDATPDGLKAMAQDKMQVTVFQDAIGQGKASVDVAQKLIKGEKVDSHVWIPFELVTKENMQKYVEKSQ; translated from the coding sequence ATGAAAACCCTCAAGGCGATACTGTTGCTTGGCCTGCTGTCCAGTTCTGCCTCCGCTTTGGCAGAGAAAATCGGCGTATCAATGGCGTATTTCGATCAGAACTTTTTAACCATTATTCGCCAGTCGATTGATAAAGAGGCCAAGGCGCGCGGACTCGATGTGCAATTTGAAGATGCGCGCGGCGACGTTGGCCGTCAGACCGATCAGGTGCAGAGCTTTATCGGGGCGGGCGTCGACGCCATCATCGTCGATCCGGTGGATTCCGCCAGCACGCCGCAGCTGACCAGGCTGGCACAACAGGCAAAAATCCCGCTGGTGTATGTCAACCGCACGCCAGGCGACAAAACGCTGCCCACGGGCGTGGTGTTTGTCGGTTCGGATGAGCGCGAGTCCGGCACGTTGCAAATGGAAGCCCTGGCGAAAATGGCCAACTACAAAGGCAATGTGGCGATCATGATCGGTAATCTGACTGATGCGGGCGCGCTGCAACGCACCAAAGATGTGGAGCAGGTGGTGGCGAAATATCCGGGCATGAAAGTGGTGCAGAAGCAGCCGGCCAACTATGCACGTAATGAAGGCATGGATCTGATGCTCAACTGGATCGGTAACGGCGAGGCGATTGATATCGTCGCCGCTAACAACGATGAAATGGCGATTGGTGCTGCGATGGCGCTGGCGAAGAGCAACAAGAAGATTCTGGTCGGCGGGATCGATGCCACGCCGGATGGTCTGAAAGCCATGGCGCAGGATAAAATGCAGGTCACCGTGTTCCAGGATGCGATTGGTCAGGGTAAAGCCTCGGTGGATGTGGCGCAGAAGCTGATTAAAGGCGAGAAAGTGGATTCACACGTCTGGATCCCGTTCGAGCTGGTGACCAAAGAGAACATGCAGAAGTACGTGGAGAAGAGTCAGTAA
- a CDS encoding MFS transporter, whose translation MLLSKNRNENSHVRIWILCLILFLSVVAYADRSILSISGSAIKEEFGLSAIQLGLILSAFSWAYVIGQIPGGIFLDRFGTKKVYGVTLALWSVSTILMGFIGEFSNGMTMALVLMFALRFALGLIEAPSFPANARAVIMWFPGAERGRASSLFASAQYFAVAIFSPLSGWLVSRFGWEWPFFVLGGIGVLAVFVWGWYMRSPKQHPHVSAAELKYIEEGGALVDIDSAQTLKARPPLSKAMFKTLLSNRMLWCAYIGQYCIIALSYFFITWFPIYLVQARGMNIMEAGFATIAPALFGFLGGISGGYISDKLLANGWSLSWARKTPYIVGMLMAASLILAAVIPTNAGIIAIMSFAFFGKGVAAGAGTWTIVSDTAPKEAVGLAGAIFNGIGNMAGFITPLLFGIIVGVTGSYSIGLVFVGAHCIVAALLFLLVMGPIERVGDEQDSSATSYETQGKQDGIKAV comes from the coding sequence ATGTTACTAAGCAAAAACCGCAATGAGAACAGCCATGTGCGTATCTGGATCCTCTGCCTGATCCTGTTTCTGTCCGTGGTGGCGTATGCCGATCGTTCGATCTTGTCGATCTCCGGATCGGCGATCAAAGAGGAGTTTGGTCTGTCGGCGATCCAGCTGGGCCTGATCCTCTCGGCGTTTAGCTGGGCGTATGTGATCGGTCAGATCCCCGGTGGGATATTCCTTGACCGCTTCGGCACTAAAAAAGTCTACGGCGTGACGCTGGCGCTGTGGTCGGTTTCTACCATTTTAATGGGCTTTATTGGCGAATTTTCCAACGGCATGACCATGGCGCTGGTGTTGATGTTTGCGCTGCGCTTCGCGCTCGGCCTGATTGAAGCGCCGAGTTTTCCGGCCAATGCCCGTGCGGTAATCATGTGGTTCCCCGGCGCCGAACGTGGCCGAGCCTCATCGCTGTTTGCCTCAGCGCAGTATTTTGCCGTTGCCATCTTCTCGCCGCTCTCCGGCTGGCTGGTGTCTCGCTTCGGTTGGGAGTGGCCGTTCTTTGTGCTGGGTGGCATTGGCGTGCTGGCGGTGTTTGTGTGGGGTTGGTATATGCGCAGCCCAAAACAGCATCCGCATGTGTCAGCCGCAGAGTTGAAATATATTGAGGAGGGGGGTGCGCTGGTGGATATCGATTCAGCGCAAACGCTGAAAGCCCGCCCACCGCTGAGCAAAGCGATGTTCAAGACCTTGCTCAGCAATCGCATGCTGTGGTGCGCCTATATCGGGCAGTACTGCATCATTGCGCTCAGCTACTTCTTTATCACCTGGTTCCCGATTTACCTGGTGCAGGCACGCGGCATGAACATCATGGAAGCGGGCTTTGCCACCATTGCACCGGCGCTGTTTGGCTTCCTTGGTGGCATCAGCGGCGGTTACATCTCTGACAAATTGCTGGCTAACGGCTGGAGCCTGTCGTGGGCGCGCAAAACGCCCTATATCGTCGGCATGCTGATGGCCGCCTCGCTGATTCTGGCAGCCGTGATCCCGACCAATGCCGGCATTATCGCCATTATGTCGTTTGCCTTCTTTGGCAAAGGCGTAGCGGCGGGCGCGGGAACCTGGACGATTGTTAGCGATACCGCACCGAAAGAAGCGGTGGGTCTGGCGGGCGCGATCTTTAATGGTATCGGGAATATGGCCGGATTTATCACGCCACTGCTGTTTGGCATCATCGTTGGTGTGACCGGTAGCTACAGTATTGGATTGGTGTTCGTTGGCGCGCATTGCATTGTCGCGGCGCTGCTGTTCCTGCTGGTCATGGGCCCGATTGAACGTGTCGGCGACGAGCAGGATTCGTCTGCAACATCCTACGAAACTCAGGGGAAACAAGATGGGATCAAAGCCGTTTAA
- a CDS encoding 2-hydroxyacid dehydrogenase → MGSKPFNVLLKGPLLPQRLQDNLDAHFTTSRLWQQEDQAAWLAEHGASIDALVTSGNALMGANAELLARLPNLKVICSNGVGYDAIDIAAAEARGIVVTNTPGVLNSCVADTGMALLLDVARRISASDRYVRAGNWQAKGRYPLTTKVGGKVCGIVGLGGIGKQLAKRAQAFDMEVHFYNPRSRPDVPYTRHDSLLSLAKQADFLVLTLPGGASTHHLVNAEVLRALGPQGFLINIARGSVVDEQALIAALEVGEIAGAGLDVFEHEPAVPAALLKRDDVVITPHLASSTHETMAAMADLVFENLLAFSQGEAVLTRVV, encoded by the coding sequence ATGGGATCAAAGCCGTTTAACGTGCTGCTGAAAGGGCCGCTGTTGCCGCAGCGGCTGCAGGATAATCTCGACGCGCATTTCACTACCTCGCGCCTGTGGCAGCAGGAAGACCAGGCGGCCTGGCTGGCAGAACACGGTGCCAGCATCGATGCACTGGTGACCAGCGGTAATGCGCTAATGGGTGCCAATGCAGAATTGCTGGCGCGTTTGCCCAATCTGAAAGTGATTTGCAGTAATGGTGTCGGCTACGACGCCATTGATATCGCGGCTGCCGAAGCGCGTGGCATTGTGGTGACTAACACGCCAGGCGTGCTCAACAGTTGCGTGGCCGATACCGGCATGGCGCTGCTGCTGGATGTGGCGCGCCGCATCAGCGCATCGGATCGTTATGTGCGCGCCGGTAACTGGCAAGCGAAAGGACGTTATCCGCTGACAACGAAAGTCGGCGGGAAAGTGTGCGGAATTGTGGGGCTAGGCGGTATTGGTAAACAGTTGGCGAAGCGCGCGCAGGCGTTTGATATGGAAGTGCATTTTTACAACCCGCGCTCGCGCCCGGATGTGCCTTACACGCGACATGACTCGCTGCTATCACTGGCAAAGCAGGCGGATTTCCTGGTATTGACGCTGCCGGGTGGCGCATCGACGCATCACCTGGTCAATGCTGAGGTGCTGCGTGCGCTGGGGCCACAAGGTTTTTTGATTAACATTGCGCGCGGCAGCGTGGTGGATGAGCAGGCGTTGATTGCGGCGCTGGAAGTCGGTGAGATTGCGGGTGCCGGTTTGGATGTGTTCGAGCACGAACCGGCGGTGCCTGCCGCACTGCTAAAGCGTGATGATGTGGTGATCACTCCGCATCTCGCCAGCAGCACCCATGAAACCATGGCCGCGATGGCGGATCTGGTGTTTGAAAACCTGCTGGCGTTCTCGCAGGGTGAAGCGGTATTGACGCGGGTGGTATAG
- a CDS encoding type II toxin-antitoxin system RelE/ParE family toxin — protein MKGAIRHFRDDWLEQFFIYALPHRCLPKTIESALARKLDIINAAKTHRDLRSPPGNRFEALKPPLLGYYSIRVNEQYRLIFRWMNGEASDLYLDPHSYKNHR, from the coding sequence ATGAAGGGTGCAATTAGACATTTTCGGGATGATTGGCTTGAGCAATTTTTTATTTATGCCTTACCACACAGGTGCCTCCCCAAAACAATTGAATCCGCGCTCGCGCGTAAGCTCGATATCATCAATGCCGCTAAAACGCATCGTGACCTGCGCTCGCCGCCCGGAAATCGTTTTGAAGCCCTGAAGCCTCCTTTGCTGGGGTATTACTCCATCCGCGTTAATGAGCAATATCGACTCATATTTCGCTGGATGAATGGCGAAGCCAGCGATCTTTATCTCGATCCGCATTCTTATAAAAACCACCGATAA
- a CDS encoding HigA family addiction module antitoxin, translated as MNQAKRKPTSVGDVLQYEFLEPLHLKVNDLAEMLNVHRNTASAMVNNNRKLTTEMAYRLAAVFDTSVDFWLNLQRYQDQWEVENDARTQEELSRVIPLSTFMAQRGMQVA; from the coding sequence ATGAATCAGGCAAAACGTAAGCCCACCAGTGTTGGTGATGTGCTGCAGTATGAGTTCCTCGAACCCCTTCATCTCAAAGTGAATGATTTAGCTGAGATGCTGAATGTGCACAGGAACACCGCCAGTGCGATGGTCAATAACAATCGCAAACTGACTACAGAAATGGCATACCGTTTAGCGGCCGTTTTTGATACTTCCGTTGATTTCTGGCTCAACCTCCAGCGTTATCAGGACCAATGGGAAGTTGAAAATGATGCCCGCACGCAGGAAGAGTTAAGCCGTGTCATCCCGCTAAGCACTTTTATGGCACAGCGCGGTATGCAGGTTGCCTGA
- a CDS encoding HD-GYP domain-containing protein, whose translation MIKLINVDELRQGMFIHKLEVWWLKDKRIRNQMLITDKRQIAMIRNEGIQQIWIDLDKSVQAPAKPAPKKAIPQTPFFKELDQAQTIFNQGKPQVLAMFNEARMGQGLDLDYTMDLVDDIAGSITREPTALLSVARLKNHDDYTYLHSMAVCGLMISLGKKMGLDEHQQRRVGMGGLLHDVGKSAVPLEILNKPGKLTEEEFTVMRQHPIVGAQMLMEADAGEDLLDIALHHHEKFDGSGYPHGQKGEEISLFSRMAAVCDVYDAVTSNRPYRKGWTPAEAMHNMLSWRGHFDNTLLHAFVRTIGIYPVGSLVRLASGRVALVVQAGEKSLLKPKVHVFWSLHAQREVKPEELDLGDSFCTDSITGAEDNSLWQNIDLNRIWALETA comes from the coding sequence GTGATAAAGCTGATTAACGTTGACGAACTGCGGCAGGGAATGTTCATCCACAAACTCGAGGTTTGGTGGCTCAAGGACAAACGCATTCGCAACCAAATGCTGATCACCGATAAACGCCAGATCGCGATGATCCGCAACGAAGGGATCCAGCAAATCTGGATCGATCTCGATAAGTCGGTGCAGGCACCTGCAAAGCCTGCGCCGAAGAAAGCCATTCCGCAAACCCCCTTTTTTAAAGAGCTGGACCAGGCGCAAACCATCTTTAATCAGGGCAAGCCGCAGGTACTGGCGATGTTTAACGAAGCCCGTATGGGGCAGGGGCTGGATCTCGACTATACGATGGATCTGGTGGACGATATTGCCGGGTCGATTACCCGTGAACCGACGGCACTGCTTAGCGTGGCGCGGCTGAAAAATCACGACGATTACACCTATTTGCACTCCATGGCAGTGTGCGGTTTGATGATCTCGTTGGGTAAAAAAATGGGGCTTGATGAGCACCAGCAGCGGCGTGTAGGCATGGGCGGATTGCTCCATGATGTGGGGAAATCGGCGGTGCCGCTTGAAATCCTCAACAAACCCGGCAAGCTCACTGAAGAAGAGTTTACCGTTATGCGTCAGCACCCGATTGTTGGTGCGCAGATGCTCATGGAGGCCGATGCGGGCGAAGACCTGCTGGATATCGCGCTGCATCATCATGAGAAATTTGACGGTAGTGGTTATCCGCATGGCCAGAAAGGGGAAGAGATTTCGCTGTTTTCCCGCATGGCCGCGGTGTGCGATGTCTATGATGCTGTCACCTCTAATCGTCCTTACCGCAAAGGCTGGACGCCCGCCGAAGCGATGCACAACATGCTGAGCTGGCGCGGCCATTTCGATAACACGCTATTGCACGCCTTTGTGCGCACCATTGGCATTTATCCAGTGGGATCGCTGGTGCGACTCGCGTCTGGGCGCGTAGCGCTGGTGGTGCAGGCTGGCGAAAAATCATTGCTGAAACCCAAAGTGCATGTGTTCTGGTCTTTACACGCGCAACGTGAAGTGAAACCGGAAGAGCTGGATCTCGGGGATTCGTTTTGCACCGACAGTATCACGGGGGCCGAAGACAATAGCCTGTGGCAGAACATCGACCTCAATCGTATCTGGGCACTGGAAACCGCCTAA
- the kdpF gene encoding K(+)-transporting ATPase subunit F translates to MSVGVITGIVLVFILLGYLIYALLNAEAF, encoded by the coding sequence GTGAGCGTGGGCGTGATTACCGGCATCGTGCTGGTGTTTATCTTGTTGGGCTACCTGATTTATGCCCTGCTTAATGCGGAGGCATTCTGA
- the kdpA gene encoding potassium-transporting ATPase subunit KdpA: protein MAANAFLLIAVFLLVLMVLAQPLGRFLAVLVADKPLLPRTERALWRLAGVENGAMRWPHYLLAILLFNALGFLLLLAILMLQGSLPLNPQHLPNLSWDLALNTAISFVTNTNWQAYAGESTVSYFSQMAGLTVQNFLSAATGIAVAFALIRGFANRSLATLGNAWRDLTRITVYVLLPISLLMALFFVYQGSIQTFEPYHALTTLEGAQQTLPLGPVASQEAIKMLGTNGGGFFNVNSAHPFENPTALTNFVQMLSIFLLPAALCFTFGQHLGDRRQGHMLLWAMTIMFVLAVVTVMWAELRGNPHFLTLGADSAINMEGKETRFGILNSSLFAVITTAASCGAVNAMHDSFTALGGMVPMWLMQLGEVVFGGVGAGLYGMLLFVLLGVFIAGLMIGRTPEYMGKKIDVWEMKMTALAILVTPTLVLLGTALAMMTDAGRAGMANPGIHGFSEVLYAVSSAANNNGSAFAGLSANTPFWNLLLAFCMLIGRFGIIIPVMAIAGSLAVKKIQPVGNGTLPTHGPLFIALLIGTVLLVGALTFIPALALGPVAEHLQLIQG, encoded by the coding sequence ATGGCTGCGAATGCGTTTTTACTGATTGCGGTGTTCCTGCTGGTGCTGATGGTGCTGGCACAACCGCTGGGACGTTTTCTTGCGGTGCTGGTGGCCGACAAACCGCTGCTGCCACGAACCGAGCGGGCGCTGTGGCGGCTGGCGGGCGTAGAAAACGGCGCGATGCGCTGGCCGCACTATCTGCTGGCGATTCTGCTGTTCAATGCGCTGGGTTTCTTGTTGCTACTGGCAATTTTGATGCTGCAAGGATCGTTGCCACTGAACCCGCAACACCTGCCTAATCTGAGCTGGGATCTGGCGCTGAACACCGCCATCAGTTTTGTCACTAACACCAACTGGCAAGCCTACGCCGGCGAAAGCACGGTGAGCTACTTTAGCCAGATGGCGGGCCTCACGGTGCAAAACTTCTTGTCGGCGGCGACCGGTATCGCGGTGGCCTTTGCGCTGATTCGTGGGTTTGCCAATCGCTCACTGGCTACGCTGGGTAACGCCTGGCGCGACCTGACGCGCATCACCGTCTATGTATTATTACCGATCAGCCTGTTGATGGCGCTGTTCTTCGTTTATCAGGGCAGCATCCAGACGTTTGAGCCATACCACGCACTCACCACGCTGGAAGGGGCACAGCAAACGCTGCCGCTCGGTCCGGTGGCCTCGCAGGAAGCGATTAAAATGCTGGGCACTAACGGTGGGGGCTTCTTCAACGTTAACTCGGCCCATCCGTTTGAGAACCCGACCGCGCTGACCAACTTTGTGCAGATGCTGAGTATCTTCCTGCTCCCCGCTGCGCTGTGTTTCACCTTTGGTCAGCATCTGGGCGACCGTCGTCAGGGCCATATGCTGCTGTGGGCGATGACCATCATGTTTGTGCTGGCAGTGGTGACCGTGATGTGGGCGGAGCTGCGCGGCAACCCGCACTTCCTGACGTTGGGGGCGGACAGCGCCATCAACATGGAAGGCAAAGAGACGCGCTTTGGCATCCTCAACTCCAGCCTGTTTGCGGTAATCACCACCGCTGCGTCGTGTGGCGCGGTGAACGCCATGCATGATTCCTTCACCGCGCTCGGCGGAATGGTGCCGATGTGGCTGATGCAGCTGGGAGAAGTGGTGTTCGGCGGCGTAGGTGCTGGGTTGTACGGCATGCTGCTGTTTGTGCTGCTCGGCGTATTTATTGCCGGTCTGATGATTGGTCGCACACCTGAGTACATGGGTAAAAAGATCGACGTGTGGGAGATGAAAATGACCGCACTGGCGATTCTGGTGACGCCGACCCTGGTGCTACTGGGAACTGCACTGGCAATGATGACCGATGCAGGCCGCGCTGGTATGGCTAACCCCGGCATTCACGGCTTCAGTGAAGTGCTGTATGCCGTCTCATCGGCGGCGAACAACAACGGCAGTGCCTTTGCCGGCTTAAGCGCTAACACGCCGTTCTGGAACCTGTTACTGGCCTTCTGCATGTTGATCGGGCGCTTCGGCATCATCATCCCGGTGATGGCGATTGCCGGTTCGCTGGCGGTGAAGAAAATCCAGCCGGTGGGCAACGGTACGCTGCCGACCCACGGCCCACTGTTTATCGCGCTGCTGATTGGCACCGTGTTGCTGGTGGGGGCGTTGACCTTTATCCCCGCGCTGGCGCTCGGCCCAGTGGCGGAACATCTGCAATTAATTCAGGGATAA